Below is a window of Pseudomonas sp. B21-040 DNA.
GGTGGCCGCGTTGATGGGCGTGGTTGATGTCCACTTCGGCTGAGTCCGCAAACGCTTCGCCTGGCCACTTGCCGGGCGATCTGGCGATGTGGTTTTTTATCCTCGCCGAGCTCTCGGTGTTCGCCATTCTGATACTGGTGTTCGCCGTCACCCAAGCCATCAAGCCGCAGATGTTTGGCGAAAGCCGACTGTTGCTCAACACCTCAACCGGTCTGGCGATGACCCTGAGCCTGCTCACTGCCGGGTTGTTCGCCGCCCTGGCACAGGAGCAGGTCCGGCACTCGCGGTCACGCCGTGGCGCGATCTATCTGCTGGCCGCGTTGCTTGCCGCCAGTGTCTATGTGCTGTTGAAAGTCACCGAGTACCGGCACTTGCTGGCCTCGGGGCTGGGCCTTGAGCACAACACGTTTTTTACCCTCTACTGGATTCTCACCGGTTTTCATTTTCTCCATGTCCTGCTCGGCATGTTGATCCTTGGATGGCTGGCCGAGCGGTGCCGTCGTGGCCGCTATGACGCCAGCAACCGCAGCGGATTCGAATCCGGCGTGTTGTATTGGCACATGGTCGACCTGATCTGGGTCGTGCTGTTTCCGCTGGTCTACGTGCTGGGTTGATGAGGTGCCAATGTCTGCTACCAGGTGGTTGTTTGTCTGCTGGGTCGCACTGACCGCGTTAAGCCTGTGCACGGTGTTGCTGGCGCAGTCCGCGGCGGCGTGGTGGCTGTCCCTTGCGATTTTGCTGGTGGCTGTCGCCAAGGCGTGGCTGATTACGAATGGCTTCATGGAGATGCGCCACGCGCCGCGATTGTGGCGGCGATTGATGATGAGCTGGGCGTTGGTGCTGGCGTTGTTGGTGGGATTGACCTTGCTGGCCATCGTGTAACTCATGTAGCAGCTCGCGCAGCCTGCGTTCGGCTGCGCAGCCGTCGTAAATCCTGCCCGCCGCCTTTAACCTGAATCACTGCAGTGTCACCTCTCACGACTGCTGCGCAGCCGAACGCAGGCTGCGCCAGCTGCTACAGGGTCAAGTACTTCCACGCGTAATACCTGAGCAAAACCATCGGAGTTTCTTGATCGGCATCAAGCAGATTTCGACCCCTCGCTTCCTAAAATGGACGGGCCAAGCAAAGAGGAAGCGACCATGTCAGAGACCTTCACCAAAGGCATGGCCAGGAATATCTACTTCGGGGGAAGCGTTTTCTTCTTCCTGATATTCCTGGCCTTGACCTACCACACGGAACAAACCTTTCCAGCGCGCAGCAATGAAGCGCAACTCACTGAATCAGTGATCCGCGGCAAGACAGTCTGGGAGCAAAACAACTGCATCGGCTGCCACACGCTGCTGGGCGAGGGCGCCTACTTTGCGCCTGAGCTGGGCAATGTGTTCCAGCGACGCGGCGGGGAGGAGGGCTTCAAACCCTTCCTGCATGCCTGGATGAAAATGCAGCCGCTGAATGTGCCGGGCCGGCGAGCGATGCCGCAGTTCAAGTTGAGTGAGCAGGAGGTGGATGACATCGCCGAGTTCCTCAAATGGAGCTCGAAAATCAACACCAATGGCTGGCCGCCAAACAAGGAGGGCTAAGCGATGAGCATTGCTAATCCACATCTGAAATTCGCCTCGCAAGCCGTGGCCAAACCGTACTTCGTGTTTGCCCTGATGCTGTTTCTCGGTCAGGTGCTGTTCGGTTTGATCATGGGCCTGCAATACGTGGTAGGGGACTTTCTGTTCCCGATCATTCCCTTCAACGTGGCGCGGATGGTGCACACCAACCTGCTGATCGTCTGGCTGCTGTTCGGTTTCATGGGCGCGGCGTACTACCTGATACCGGAGGAGGCCGACCGCGAGCTGCACAGTCCGAAGCTGGCGATCATTCTGTTCTGGGTCTTCGCGGCGGCGGGTGTGCTGACGATTCTCGGCTACCTGCTGGTGCCCTATGCCGGCCTGGCCCGGCTGACCCACAACGAACTGCTGCCCACCATGGGCCGGGAGTTCCTGGAGCAACCGACCATCACCAAGATGGGCATTGTGGTGGTGTGCCTGGGGTTCCTCTACAACATCGGCATGACCCTGCTCAAAGGTCGCAAGACCACCGTCAGCATGGTCATGATGACGGGGTTGATCGGGCTCGCGGTGTTCTTCCTGTTCTCCTTCTACAACCCCGGTAACCTGGCCCGCGACAAGTTCTACTGGTGGTGGGTGGTGCATCTGTGGGTGGAAGGTGTGTGGGAATTGATCATGGGATCGATGCTCGCGTTTGTCCTGATCAAGATCACCGGGGTCGACCGCGAAGTCGTGGAGAAATGGCTCTATGTGATCATCGCCATGGCGCTGATTACCGGGATCATCGGCACCGGTCACCACTTCTTCTGGATTGGTGCGCCCGAGGTCTGGCTGTGGGTCGGTTCAATCTTCTCCGCCATGGAACCGCTGCCGTTCCTGGCCATGGTGGTCTTCGCCTTCAGCACGGTGAAGAACCGTCGCCGGCAACACCCGAATCGTGCCGCCACGTTGTGGGCCAAAGGCACCACGGTCACGGCGTTCTTCGGTGCGGGCGTCTGGGGTTTTCTGCACACCCTGGCACCGGTCAACTTCTACACCCACGGTTCGCAACTGACGGCCGCTCACGGTCACCTGGCCTTCTACGGTGCTTACGCCATGATTGTGATGACCTTGATCAGCTACGCCATGCCGCGCTTGCGCGGGTTGGGTGAAGCGGGCGACGAGCGTTCGCAGACACTTGAGATCTGGGGTTTCTGGTTGATGACCCTGTCGATGGTGATGATCACGCTGTTCCTCACCGCAGCGGGTGTCGTACAGGTCTACCTGCAACGCTGGCAGGCCGACGGGATTGCCTTGCCATTCATGGCCACCGTCGAACATCTGCAAGTGCTGTTCTGGGCACGTCTGGGTGCCGGTCTGGGGTTCTTCGCCGGGTTGCTCTGCTACTTGCTCAGCTTCAAGCAACGGGGCCGTGCCGCTTTGCGCGCTCCAGCAGCGGTCGTGCCTTCATGAGCCGGGGCAATCGCTAGAAAAGGTCGGCCCGGCTGATACAGCGGGCCGTTTTTTTTGTGTTCAAGAAGGGCAGCAATCATGGCCTTTACCGTCGAACTGGAAGAGTGGGCCGGCAGTGTCTGGCACCGTTTCATCACCCGGCACGCCAGCCCGGATTTCCCTGAAGCGCGCGTAGAACTGGATACCCGGCAACGCCCGCTGGCCCTGTTGTTTCGCGCCATGGGCGGCGCCAGTGGCATGGGGGTCGAGGCCGCCAGCGACCGCGACCTGCTGCTGCGGCGCAACTTGCTGCAACAGATCGCCGGCACCTGCAAGCAAGTGCCGTTGGCGTGGTGCGATGAGACACACCTTCGCCTGCCGTCGAGCCTCGCTGTCTTCCCGGATGCCGCACTGAACGAGGAACTCTATCGTTGGCTCACGTTGCTGGCGGCGCAGGCCGGTCGCATGCGGCATTGGGGGCGGGACAATCAACGCTGGACGCGATTGCTGTTGCAGCGCTACCCGGCGTTGCGCGCCCGGTACAAGCGACTGGTCGATGCGCACCTGCAATTGCGCCCCGATCCGGCGTCCTTGAACCGCAGCGAAGCGGCGCTGGAACGGGCGTTATGCCAGGCGCTACGCGAGCCGGGCAGTGTCGAGCATTTTCCTCGCAGCGAACGGGCCGCGTGGCCGCTGCCCCTGTGGTTGTACCCGCCACAGCATCTCGCCAGTCCACAGACTGCCGAGCTGGGCGATGAATCCGAAGAGTTCCTGGCGACCCCTCCCGGTGAGCAGAAAAGCGGACGCAAGCGCGCCACACGAATCGATGAAAACACCCGTGATGGCGGGCTGTTGATCGTCCGTCTGGAGAACCTGTTCAGTTGGACCGAACACGTTGACCTGGATCGCTGGTCGGACGACAGCGAAGACCCGGATGCGGCCCGAGTGGCGGACGATCTGGACGAATTGACCCTGTCGCGCACACGCCTGCGCAAGGGCGGTGGTCTCAAGCTGCACCTGGATTTGCCGCCGGCCGATGTCGACGATATTCCCCTGGGCGAGGGGATCCGGTTGCCGGAGTGGGACTACCGGAAAAAACGCCTGCAGGACGACTTCGTCAGCCTGCAAATGATGATCCCCCGCGACTGCGAAGCTCAACCGCTGCCGCCACGGCTCAAGGCCTCGGCGCATCGTTTGCGGCGCCAATTCGAGCATCTGCGCAACGATCGCCAATGGTTGCGCCAGCAACCCCAGGGCTCGGAACTGGACATGCAGGCCTGGCTGGATTTTCACGTTGAGCGCGCCCATGGCCAGTGCGCCGAACGGGGGCTGTTCATGGAACACCGTCAAACCCGTCGCGACCTCGCGTGTCTGTTACTGGCCGATGTGTCGATGTCGACCGACGCTCATTTGAACGATGAACATCGCGTCATCGACGTGATCCGCGACAGCCTGCTGTTGTTCGGCGAAACCTTGTCGGCGTTGGGTGATGACTTTGCCCTGTACGGGTTTTCCTCGCTGCGTCGTCAGCAGGTGCGCATGCAGGAACTCAAGTCCTTCACACAACGCTATGACGACACCAGCCGGGGGCGCATTCAAGGGCTCAAACCGGGTTACTACACACGCATGGGCGCGGCGATTCGCCAGGCCACGCAGTTGCTCGGCAGCAGCAAGCGGCGCAGCAAACTGTTACTGCTGCTGACAGATGGCAAGCCCAATGATCTGGATTTGTATGAGGGGCGCTACGGTGTCGAAGACACCCGCGAGGCGGTGATGGAGGCGCGGCGCCAAGGGTTGACGCCGTTCTGTATCACGATTGACCGCGAGGCCGGGGATTACCTGCCGTACATGTTTGGTGCCAATGGCTACACCCTGATCCGCCAGCCCGAACAGCTGCCGCTGCGGTTACCGCAGTTGTATCGCCAACTGACTCAGGGTTGAAAGGGGGCCTGGACAGCGCAGCATCAAACGATGCTGCGCGGCAGCCAGAAAAACATCGTCACGCAAAAGAGTGTCAGGGCGATGCAGAACCACAGGAATCGACGCTGACGCCGCTCCCCGGCACGCTCGGCCAGTGCAGGCAGAGGCATGCCACATTGGCGGCAATCACTCTGGTGGGGTGGGTTGCCATGTTGGCAATACAGGCAGGCGGGCATGGCGTTTACTCGAACTGTTCCAGGCGCAGGCGATCAAGAATGGCGATATGGCGGCCGTCCTGAGCAATGATGTTTTCATCAATCAAGCGGCGGATAATCCGCGAAAACGTTTCTGGCTGGATCGAGAGATGACCGGCAATCAGTTGCTTGGCCATCGGCAGCTCGAATTGACTGTCAACGGTTTGCTGGCGCACCAGTTGTGTCAGCAGATAGCGCACGACCCGGTGGGTGGCATTCTTCAGTGACAGGGTTTCGATTTCATTGACCCGTTGATGCAGGCGCACGCAGAGCTTGCCGAGCAGCGCAAACGTTAGCCGGCTGTTGCTCTGAAGCAGGCGCATGTAGGTGCTGTTGGATAACCGGTAGAGCTGGGTGGGGCAAACCGCTTCGGCCGAGGCCACATAATTCGGCGTGTCCATCAGCATCATCGCCTCGGCGAAGGTCTGCCGATCGCCGAGGACCTCAAACACTTTTTCCTGCCCGTCAGGTGTCAGGCGGTAGATCTTTACCGCCCCTGCAATCACAAAATAGAACGAGTCGGCCGGCTCGCCCTGACGAAACAACGGTTCGCCTTTGTCGATGCTCAGCAATTGGCTGGTACTCATCAATTCATCCAGCTGTTCTTCATTCAACGGCTCGAACAAATGATGACTGCGCAAAATCTGGTGGTGGACGCGATGAAGCACCATAAAAATTCATCCTGAAGGTTGTGCAGGGGTTGGCGAAAAAATCAGACGAGACCCAAAGACACGCCACTGGCGACGGCCACGACGGAGGTCAACACCACGAACCAGGCCAGTGGCTGGAGGATCTTTTTCATGAGGGCTCCCGGGGATCGAGGTTTCTTGGACTTGCTGGGGCTAGAGCAAGACGCGGGCCATCTCTGCGGGCCCTGGTTTAGAGGGGTTTTTATGAGGCGGGGTATAAATGACCCTGAGCGTTAGGGTTATAAAAACCATTTAAGGGTTATTTTTACCCTATTGCTGATCCTTTTATGGTGAGGGCGCTTGCTCCGTCCCCGCAGGAACGGCGTTCGGACCTTGAACGGTACGCCCCTTGCACACTTGATCTGCGACAAAGGCAATTGATTAGTGATACCCGATGATGGCCCCCAGGATTGACCTCGCGGGCCAGCAACAAGGTAGAGGAGTGGCTTTATGCAAGTGCTTGACCGCCGTAAAGCGATGGCAATCGCGCCGCTGTTACGTCTGGCCTTTCGGCCATTTTTCCTCGCCGGTTGCGGCTTGGCAGTGCTGGTCATACCGCTCTGGCTGGCAGCCTTTAGCGGTTCGATTGCTGATTGGCAGCCGGCCGGTGGGTGGTTGGGCTGGCATCGCCATGAGTTGCTGTTCGGGTTTGGGCTGGCGATTATCGCGGGCTTTTTGCTGACTGCCGTGCAGACCTGGACCAGTCGCCCCGGTATCAGCGGCAAACCGCTGGCGGCTCTGGCGTTGTTGTGGTTGCTGGCGCGCGTGGCCTGGTTGGCCAATGCGCCGTGGCCATTACTGGCCGTGCTGGAAATGGCGTTTCCGTTAGC
It encodes the following:
- a CDS encoding cytochrome c oxidase subunit 3; protein product: MSTSAESANASPGHLPGDLAMWFFILAELSVFAILILVFAVTQAIKPQMFGESRLLLNTSTGLAMTLSLLTAGLFAALAQEQVRHSRSRRGAIYLLAALLAASVYVLLKVTEYRHLLASGLGLEHNTFFTLYWILTGFHFLHVLLGMLILGWLAERCRRGRYDASNRSGFESGVLYWHMVDLIWVVLFPLVYVLG
- a CDS encoding cytochrome C oxidase subunit IV family protein; this translates as MSATRWLFVCWVALTALSLCTVLLAQSAAAWWLSLAILLVAVAKAWLITNGFMEMRHAPRLWRRLMMSWALVLALLVGLTLLAIV
- a CDS encoding cytochrome c, giving the protein MSETFTKGMARNIYFGGSVFFFLIFLALTYHTEQTFPARSNEAQLTESVIRGKTVWEQNNCIGCHTLLGEGAYFAPELGNVFQRRGGEEGFKPFLHAWMKMQPLNVPGRRAMPQFKLSEQEVDDIAEFLKWSSKINTNGWPPNKEG
- a CDS encoding cbb3-type cytochrome c oxidase subunit I encodes the protein MSIANPHLKFASQAVAKPYFVFALMLFLGQVLFGLIMGLQYVVGDFLFPIIPFNVARMVHTNLLIVWLLFGFMGAAYYLIPEEADRELHSPKLAIILFWVFAAAGVLTILGYLLVPYAGLARLTHNELLPTMGREFLEQPTITKMGIVVVCLGFLYNIGMTLLKGRKTTVSMVMMTGLIGLAVFFLFSFYNPGNLARDKFYWWWVVHLWVEGVWELIMGSMLAFVLIKITGVDREVVEKWLYVIIAMALITGIIGTGHHFFWIGAPEVWLWVGSIFSAMEPLPFLAMVVFAFSTVKNRRRQHPNRAATLWAKGTTVTAFFGAGVWGFLHTLAPVNFYTHGSQLTAAHGHLAFYGAYAMIVMTLISYAMPRLRGLGEAGDERSQTLEIWGFWLMTLSMVMITLFLTAAGVVQVYLQRWQADGIALPFMATVEHLQVLFWARLGAGLGFFAGLLCYLLSFKQRGRAALRAPAAVVPS
- a CDS encoding nitric oxide reductase activation protein NorD, which produces MAFTVELEEWAGSVWHRFITRHASPDFPEARVELDTRQRPLALLFRAMGGASGMGVEAASDRDLLLRRNLLQQIAGTCKQVPLAWCDETHLRLPSSLAVFPDAALNEELYRWLTLLAAQAGRMRHWGRDNQRWTRLLLQRYPALRARYKRLVDAHLQLRPDPASLNRSEAALERALCQALREPGSVEHFPRSERAAWPLPLWLYPPQHLASPQTAELGDESEEFLATPPGEQKSGRKRATRIDENTRDGGLLIVRLENLFSWTEHVDLDRWSDDSEDPDAARVADDLDELTLSRTRLRKGGGLKLHLDLPPADVDDIPLGEGIRLPEWDYRKKRLQDDFVSLQMMIPRDCEAQPLPPRLKASAHRLRRQFEHLRNDRQWLRQQPQGSELDMQAWLDFHVERAHGQCAERGLFMEHRQTRRDLACLLLADVSMSTDAHLNDEHRVIDVIRDSLLLFGETLSALGDDFALYGFSSLRRQQVRMQELKSFTQRYDDTSRGRIQGLKPGYYTRMGAAIRQATQLLGSSKRRSKLLLLLTDGKPNDLDLYEGRYGVEDTREAVMEARRQGLTPFCITIDREAGDYLPYMFGANGYTLIRQPEQLPLRLPQLYRQLTQG
- a CDS encoding Crp/Fnr family transcriptional regulator, yielding MVLHRVHHQILRSHHLFEPLNEEQLDELMSTSQLLSIDKGEPLFRQGEPADSFYFVIAGAVKIYRLTPDGQEKVFEVLGDRQTFAEAMMLMDTPNYVASAEAVCPTQLYRLSNSTYMRLLQSNSRLTFALLGKLCVRLHQRVNEIETLSLKNATHRVVRYLLTQLVRQQTVDSQFELPMAKQLIAGHLSIQPETFSRIIRRLIDENIIAQDGRHIAILDRLRLEQFE